The Campylobacter sp. RM10537 genome has a segment encoding these proteins:
- a CDS encoding RsmB/NOP family class I SAM-dependent RNA methyltransferase, producing MLSKIKALYTEKEFIQILNSFEKKKNICIFLNTLKCNFKELENDFLNANLEWKKINEYCYLFKAEDKNILSSMKSFNEFKFYIQNYSSYLCALNLDVKEGQNVLDMCAAPGGKSINLANFMKNTGYLACNEISKDRFFVLQKNLQNYGINAKCFMKDGKTIGKLCPLKFDKILLDAPCSTFAKIGFNLEKSYKEIKNIAKIQKKLLHSALKALKVGGELVYSTCTFTKEENEEVIENALKSEFKLEILDINLEHAIAKDAQSEFFKEISKCKRIIPNLDYDGFFIAKLRKLA from the coding sequence TTGCTCTCTAAAATTAAAGCACTTTACACGGAAAAAGAATTTATTCAAATTTTAAATTCTTTTGAAAAGAAAAAAAATATTTGCATTTTTTTAAATACTCTAAAATGTAATTTTAAAGAATTGGAAAATGATTTTTTAAATGCTAATTTAGAATGGAAAAAAATCAATGAATATTGTTATTTGTTTAAAGCTGAGGATAAAAATATCTTAAGCTCTATGAAATCTTTTAATGAATTTAAATTTTATATACAAAATTATTCCTCTTATTTATGTGCTTTAAATTTAGATGTAAAAGAGGGGCAAAATGTTTTAGATATGTGTGCTGCTCCAGGTGGAAAAAGTATTAATTTGGCAAATTTTATGAAAAATACAGGCTATTTAGCTTGTAATGAAATCAGTAAAGATCGTTTTTTTGTTTTGCAAAAAAATCTTCAAAATTATGGTATAAATGCAAAATGCTTTATGAAGGATGGTAAAACAATAGGAAAATTATGTCCTTTAAAATTTGATAAAATTTTGCTTGATGCTCCTTGCTCCACTTTTGCAAAAATAGGTTTTAATTTGGAAAAAAGCTATAAAGAAATAAAAAATATAGCCAAAATACAAAAAAAACTTTTGCATTCCGCTTTAAAAGCTTTAAAAGTTGGCGGAGAGCTTGTTTATAGCACTTGCACATTTACCAAGGAAGAAAATGAAGAAGTCATAGAAAATGCTTTGAAAAGCGAATTTAAACTTGAAATTTTGGATATCAATTTAGAGCATGCTATAGCAAAAGATGCACAAAGTGAATTTTTTAAAGAAATTTCAAAATGTAAGAGAATTATTCCAAATTTGGATTATGATGGATTTTTTATAGCTAAACTTAGAAAACTAGCCTAA
- a CDS encoding RNB domain-containing ribonuclease, with translation MKEFLNSLNYGININQINNEHKQIIRELLANQIIKEYKNKFYLNNGFTFGILDITSKGTGFLESFDESFKKDLLIENKNLKGANYKDIVAVKLLPLKRKRPSAKVILVLKRANETSIVITKRYGEAILGMNIKTGLNLALKASQKSLKALPLGTVLKIENENNNIIEVLGHIDDESVDEKISLALFNKNSKFSDTCIKESLANGDSVDASMYENRIDLRSLPFCTIDPIHAKDFDDAIYFDEKKREIYIAIADVSEYVYAYSAIDKEARNRGFSIYFPHIAIPMLPRALSENICSLKPYEDRLAYCFKIILNEKNEVIKEELFEAIINSKRRFNYDEVDEILLKKPDLKEHNWLYKLFEITQILRKKRLKNAFEFRTEELRMVLDKNLSLESTFIEKDTFSHNLIEDCMLLANKAAAKILEDIGIFRNHLSADAKKIDKLLNELIELGIDVKLKPNLPELIRDIQSLADELNLRAEVDKLIIKAQKKAEYSSKNQGHFGLGFEKYSHFTSPIRRYSDLILHRLLKARQKKDEKLFNYLLLNIQSTCENLSTLEREADKVAFDFMDRKFARWALKNIGKCFQALIIQNEGICIAKLDDEIKGADIILYDTQANLLQRVEIQIIEADIVMAKIYGKIIKDYLR, from the coding sequence ATGAAAGAATTTTTAAATAGCCTAAATTATGGAATAAATATTAACCAAATTAATAACGAACACAAACAAATTATAAGAGAACTTCTAGCAAATCAAATTATTAAAGAATATAAAAATAAATTTTATCTTAACAATGGTTTTACTTTTGGAATTCTTGATATTACAAGTAAAGGCACAGGATTTTTAGAATCTTTTGATGAAAGTTTTAAAAAAGATTTGCTTATTGAAAATAAAAATTTAAAAGGTGCGAATTATAAAGATATTGTCGCTGTTAAACTCCTCCCTTTAAAGAGAAAACGACCTAGTGCTAAAGTAATTTTAGTATTAAAACGTGCCAATGAAACCTCAATAGTTATTACTAAAAGATATGGAGAAGCTATACTTGGAATGAATATAAAAACAGGGCTAAACCTTGCTTTAAAAGCTTCACAAAAATCATTAAAAGCTTTACCTTTGGGAACTGTATTAAAAATAGAAAATGAAAATAACAATATCATTGAAGTTCTAGGGCATATTGATGATGAAAGTGTAGATGAAAAAATTTCTCTTGCTCTTTTTAATAAAAATAGCAAATTTAGCGACACTTGCATCAAAGAATCTTTAGCTAATGGCGATAGCGTTGATGCGAGTATGTATGAAAATAGGATTGATTTAAGATCTTTACCATTTTGTACTATAGATCCTATACATGCTAAAGATTTTGATGATGCTATTTATTTTGATGAAAAAAAACGAGAAATTTATATAGCCATTGCAGATGTTAGCGAATATGTCTATGCTTATAGTGCTATAGATAAAGAAGCTAGAAATCGTGGATTTTCAATATATTTTCCACATATTGCTATTCCTATGCTACCTCGGGCTTTAAGTGAAAATATTTGCTCTTTAAAACCTTATGAAGATCGTCTAGCGTATTGTTTTAAAATCATTTTAAACGAAAAAAATGAAGTTATCAAAGAAGAACTTTTTGAAGCAATTATTAACTCAAAACGTCGTTTTAATTACGATGAAGTAGATGAAATTTTATTAAAAAAACCTGATTTAAAAGAACATAATTGGCTTTATAAACTTTTTGAAATTACCCAAATTCTAAGAAAAAAACGTCTTAAAAATGCCTTTGAATTTCGCACTGAAGAACTAAGAATGGTTTTAGATAAAAATTTAAGCCTTGAAAGCACTTTTATAGAAAAAGATACCTTTTCTCATAATCTAATCGAAGATTGCATGCTTTTAGCTAATAAAGCAGCAGCAAAAATCTTAGAAGATATAGGAATTTTTAGAAACCATTTAAGTGCCGATGCCAAAAAAATCGATAAGCTTCTTAATGAATTAATCGAGCTTGGAATTGATGTTAAATTAAAACCTAATCTTCCAGAACTCATACGCGATATCCAATCTTTAGCAGATGAATTAAATTTAAGAGCAGAGGTTGATAAACTTATTATCAAAGCACAAAAAAAAGCGGAATACTCAAGTAAAAATCAAGGTCATTTTGGCTTAGGATTCGAAAAATATTCTCATTTTACAAGTCCTATTAGAAGATATTCTGATCTTATTTTGCATCGCTTATTAAAAGCCAGACAAAAAAAGGATGAAAAGCTTTTTAATTATTTACTTTTAAATATACAAAGTACTTGTGAAAACCTTAGCACCTTAGAAAGAGAAGCTGATAAGGTTGCTTTTGATTTTATGGATAGAAAATTTGCCAGATGGGCGCTTAAAAATATAGGAAAATGTTTTCAAGCTTTAATTATTCAAAATGAAGGGATATGCATTGCTAAGCTTGATGATGAAATTAAAGGAGCAGATATTATCCTTTATGACACCCAGGCCAATCTTTTACAAAGAGTTGAAATTCAAATTATAGAAGCAGATATTGTCATGGCTAAAATTTATGGAAAAATTATCAAAGACTACTTGAGGTAA
- the ruvX gene encoding Holliday junction resolvase RuvX has product MRALALDIGLKRIGVALCIDKIALPLNAVLRKNRNQAAIEIKKILQEYHISLLIVGIPKGGSSEDEMKKRIQHFVSLLEFEKEVVYVDESGTSKEALKFQRANTRKKDGKLDSLAAFIMIKDYFAL; this is encoded by the coding sequence ATGAGAGCGCTAGCATTAGACATAGGTTTAAAGCGTATTGGAGTGGCGCTTTGTATCGATAAAATAGCACTCCCGCTTAATGCTGTTTTAAGAAAAAATCGTAACCAAGCTGCCATAGAAATAAAAAAAATTTTACAAGAGTATCATATTTCTTTATTGATCGTAGGTATTCCAAAAGGGGGTTCAAGTGAGGATGAAATGAAAAAGCGTATCCAACATTTTGTATCTTTGCTTGAATTTGAAAAAGAAGTGGTTTATGTAGATGAGAGTGGCACAAGCAAAGAGGCTTTGAAATTTCAAAGAGCAAATACTCGAAAAAAAGACGGAAAATTAGATTCTTTAGCAGCTTTTATTATGATAAAGGATTATTTTGCTCTCTAA
- a CDS encoding divergent polysaccharide deacetylase family protein: MLKKKIIQIQRFLIIAILFLLCIALALGILLKYQELKNVTNHLAKSKDNQQENLVLLDDKNQNKIEIFEDFYNQDKNQSLAILEQEAQKIDNDINLTKMIEQNVSLEKNSTLESNLSLNNDNNLSPKNVSILENNSSYMEQNLSTNIQTIQKKDKYLPKLAIIIDDMANASQVRNLKALNLKLNPSFFPPDKNHPNTPKLASDFNFYMVHLPLAAIHYNKPELDTLNPNDSEERIFKKIAQIKKDFKNLKYINNHTGSLFTSNEKAMKHLYKALKSQNLLFVDSKTIGNSKALKVSKEMAMIYIQRDIFLDNEDNVAYVKKQLESAVKLAQKKRFAIAIGHPRKNTLKALEQSKNLLDKVELVYLSEIYGK; the protein is encoded by the coding sequence TTGCTTAAGAAAAAAATAATACAAATACAACGATTTTTAATTATAGCTATACTTTTTTTATTGTGTATAGCTTTAGCTTTAGGAATTTTATTAAAATATCAAGAACTTAAAAATGTCACAAATCATTTGGCTAAAAGTAAGGATAATCAGCAAGAAAATTTAGTTTTATTAGATGATAAAAACCAAAATAAAATAGAAATATTTGAAGATTTTTACAATCAAGATAAAAATCAAAGTTTAGCTATTTTAGAACAAGAAGCACAAAAGATTGATAATGATATCAATTTAACAAAAATGATTGAACAAAATGTAAGCCTTGAAAAAAATAGCACTTTAGAGAGCAATTTGAGTTTAAATAATGATAATAATTTAAGTCCAAAAAATGTAAGTATTTTAGAAAATAATTCAAGTTATATGGAGCAAAATTTAAGTACAAATATTCAAACGATACAAAAAAAAGACAAATATCTTCCAAAACTTGCTATTATTATTGATGATATGGCAAATGCAAGTCAAGTAAGAAATCTTAAAGCTTTAAATTTAAAGCTCAATCCTTCTTTTTTTCCACCAGATAAAAACCATCCAAATACTCCAAAATTAGCCTCTGATTTTAATTTTTATATGGTGCATTTGCCTTTGGCTGCTATTCACTACAATAAACCAGAACTTGATACTTTAAATCCAAACGATAGCGAGGAAAGAATTTTTAAAAAAATTGCGCAGATTAAAAAAGATTTTAAAAATTTAAAATATATTAATAATCATACAGGAAGCTTATTTACAAGCAATGAAAAAGCTATGAAACATCTTTATAAGGCTTTAAAAAGTCAAAATTTACTTTTTGTAGATTCTAAAACTATAGGAAATTCTAAAGCTTTAAAGGTGTCTAAAGAAATGGCTATGATTTATATACAAAGAGATATTTTTTTAGATAATGAAGATAATGTAGCCTATGTTAAGAAACAGCTTGAAAGTGCTGTAAAATTGGCACAAAAAAAAAGATTTGCTATTGCAATTGGTCATCCAAGGAAAAATACTTTAAAGGCTTTAGAGCAAAGCAAAAATTTACTTGATAAGGTAGAGTTGGTTTATTTGAGTGAAATTTATGGAAAGTAA
- a CDS encoding DNA polymerase III subunit delta, with protein MYRKELQTLLLKNNFPNIFFLYGADNFQIELYANFIKKKWTYDENLKLFFEEYHFNQASDFLSGGSLFSNNKLLELKINKKIPAKELKTLVELCHNNQNNFFLLEFYDESSKQSDIEKIFGNNFARFFQPNNAKEGIELLAIKAKELNIEITQNALFMLFTNFNENLYLAASELNKFTNLTVSEQDIDQYCHSLSSGSFENFFELILKKLDFKNELEKIIENYNEIALLNYLSAAFYRLFKIAIYAKIYGKVDLKELLGYSPPPLIAQKLSQQAFSIKIEQYKNIFTLLLKSEHELKTNSKLAKKEFLISNLLELGRIIKI; from the coding sequence ATGTATAGAAAAGAACTGCAAACACTACTTTTGAAAAATAATTTTCCTAATATTTTCTTTTTATATGGAGCTGACAACTTTCAAATAGAATTATATGCCAATTTTATTAAAAAAAAATGGACTTATGATGAAAATTTAAAATTGTTTTTTGAAGAATATCATTTTAATCAAGCTAGTGATTTTTTAAGCGGAGGATCTCTTTTTAGTAATAATAAGCTTTTAGAATTAAAAATCAATAAAAAAATTCCCGCAAAAGAATTAAAAACTCTAGTAGAACTCTGTCACAATAATCAAAATAATTTTTTTCTTTTAGAATTTTATGATGAAAGTTCCAAACAAAGCGATATAGAAAAAATTTTTGGAAATAATTTTGCACGATTTTTTCAACCTAATAATGCAAAAGAAGGTATAGAACTTTTAGCTATAAAGGCAAAAGAACTTAATATAGAAATTACCCAAAATGCCTTATTTATGCTATTTACAAATTTTAATGAAAATCTATACTTAGCAGCAAGCGAATTAAACAAATTTACAAATTTAACCGTAAGCGAACAAGATATAGATCAATACTGCCATAGCCTTAGTTCTGGAAGTTTTGAAAATTTTTTTGAACTAATTTTGAAAAAATTAGATTTTAAAAACGAGCTTGAAAAAATTATAGAAAATTATAATGAAATTGCATTGCTTAATTATCTAAGCGCTGCTTTTTATCGTCTTTTTAAAATCGCCATTTATGCAAAAATTTATGGAAAAGTAGATTTGAAAGAATTATTAGGTTATTCCCCTCCTCCTTTAATCGCACAAAAATTAAGCCAGCAGGCTTTTAGCATCAAAATAGAACAATATAAAAATATTTTTACCTTATTGCTTAAAAGCGAACATGAATTAAAAACTAATTCTAAACTCGCCAAAAAAGAATTTTTGATTTCAAATTTATTAGAGCTTGGAAGAATTATAAAAATATAA
- a CDS encoding DNA-processing protein DprA: protein MESKILSDDFLDFFKDLKKPPKKLYYRGNLELLRKRKIAIIGSRKMSIYTKNCVFSLASMLKNSGICVVSGGALGVDINASIAAMPYTIGIFANGLNQIYPKSNEKIIKQMYQEALALSEYEEDYIPKKYDFLLRNRLIIALSEAVVVAQADINSGSMQSAKLALELKKPLYVLPHRINESSGTNLFLKEKKAELIYDFKEFVGQFAKVCEDVQDEFLDFCKKGVSIDEALAIYGEKVYEYELEGKISVEGLLIRVLK, encoded by the coding sequence ATGGAAAGTAAAATTTTAAGCGACGATTTTCTAGACTTTTTTAAAGATTTAAAAAAACCTCCAAAAAAACTCTACTACAGAGGAAATTTAGAGCTTTTAAGAAAACGCAAAATTGCAATCATTGGTTCAAGAAAAATGAGTATTTATACAAAAAATTGTGTTTTTTCTTTAGCCAGCATGCTTAAAAATTCAGGAATTTGTGTTGTAAGTGGTGGAGCTTTGGGGGTTGATATTAATGCAAGTATCGCTGCTATGCCCTATACAATAGGAATTTTTGCAAATGGCTTAAATCAAATTTATCCAAAGAGTAATGAAAAAATTATTAAGCAAATGTATCAAGAAGCCTTAGCTCTAAGCGAATATGAAGAAGATTATATTCCTAAAAAGTATGATTTTTTACTTAGAAATCGTTTGATTATTGCTTTAAGTGAGGCTGTTGTAGTTGCTCAAGCTGATATTAACAGTGGCTCTATGCAAAGTGCTAAACTTGCTTTAGAATTAAAAAAACCTTTGTATGTTTTACCTCATAGGATTAATGAAAGTAGCGGAACGAATTTATTTTTAAAAGAAAAAAAAGCGGAATTAATTTATGACTTTAAGGAATTTGTTGGTCAGTTTGCAAAAGTTTGTGAGGATGTGCAAGATGAATTTTTAGATTTTTGCAAAAAAGGTGTTAGTATTGATGAAGCTTTGGCAATTTATGGTGAAAAAGTCTATGAATATGAACTTGAGGGTAAAATTTCCGTTGAGGGATTATTAATAAGAGTTTTAAAATGA